CAGGTCCTCGCCGGACTTGGGCGCGAGCAACAAGGCGATCACTGCGCCGGCAATCGCGCCGATGATCATGCCATTCACGAAGCTGCCAAATTTGCCCATAACGTTTGTTCCTCCTTCGGTTTGTCGTTCAGGTCAACCGGTCATCAGGTCACGCAGGCCGGTAGGCTAGCGGGTCGCTGAGATTGGACGACCACCCGACGCCCTGACGACCTGATAGGTTAACACTATACGCCGGGCCGAGTTGTGCGGGGTGCATTCGCCAACGGGGGCAGACTCGCCCAGGCGTAAACGCCTGGGCTAAAAGGGGTGGGATGCGCGCGGCTTGCCCGTATGCTCAGCGCTGGGATTCATCCCAGCGCGACTGAGGCGAATACTGCTGCGGGCCAGTCCGCGTTCCCCCATTGTGAAATGCACCCCCTTGTGCGAAGCGCCTGATAAAAGCCACACGCCGTGCAGCACGCCGGCATCGCTAAAATAGCCTGGATCATGACCACCGAACGACTGAGCAAGCTCAAGCAAGCGCAGCGCCAAGCCAACGTAGATTACGTCGCGCTCGTGCCTGGCCCGAATCTGATCTACTTCACCGGCCTGCACATGCACCTGAGCGAGCGCCCGATCGTCGCATTGTTCCCCGCTGACGATGCCCCCCCCATCCTGATCGCACCCTTCTTCGAGGTGGGCAAAGCCACCTCCGGGCCTGTCGCGTTGGACTGGCAAGTGCACAGTTATCAGGACGGCGTTCCATATCGCGACGCCTTTCGCGCCGCGGCAGAAGCGCACGACCTGCGCGGCAAAACTATCGCCGTCGAGCCGCTGCAGATGCGCGTGTTGGAGTGGACGCTGCTCAGCGAGGCCGCGCCCGACATCCGGCAGACCTCGGCTGCCGATCTAATCGCACCGCTGCGCATGGTGAAGGACGCGGACGAGATCGCCGCCATGCGCCGCGCCATCGCGCTTTCCGAGGCGGCGCTCACGGAGTTGCTGGAGGAGATACGTGAGGGCATGACCGAGCGCCAGGTCGCCAACCTGCTGATGAGCCGAATGCTGGCTGCCGGCGCGCAGGGCTTACCGTTCACGCCATTGGTGCAATCCGGCCCGAGCAGCGCCAACCCGCACGGCACATCGAGCGACCGGCCGCTACGACGGGGCGACATGGTGGTCGTTGACTTCGGGCTGACCGTGGACGATTACAGCAGCGACATCACGCGCACCATCGCCGTCAGCGAGCCGGACGCAAACATGCGTGAGGTCTATGACGTGGTGAAAGCAGCCAACGCCGCCGGACGTGCGGCAGCCAAGCCGGGCGCAACGGGCGAGGAGGTAGATCGCGCCGCGCGCAGCGTGATCGAGGCAGCCGGTTACGGCCGGTATTTCACCCACCGCACCGGTCACGGGCTGGGGCTGGAGGGGCACGAGCCGCCCTACATGGTCGCAGGCGACGCGACCGTGCTACAGCCAGGCATGACCTTCACCGTCGAGCCGGGCATTTACATCCCCGGCATAGGCGGCGTACGCATCGAAGACGACGTGCTGATCACCGAGGACGGCAGCCAAAGCCTGACTTCGTTCACCCGCGACCTGATCGTGGTGTAAATGCATCGCGCGACGCTCATCGAAATTGGGCCGAGCCGCCGATCACCTTGCCAGCGATGACCTTCACCCCGAACCAACACCAGGTTGCCGATCTGCTGATCTTATGGGCTTGGGAATACGATGCTGACTTCATTACCCTGCTCGAACGCACATGCGCCGCACAAGGCGTGAGCACGCACATCTGTGGCCCAGACGCGCTCGCTC
The window above is part of the Candidatus Roseilinea sp. genome. Proteins encoded here:
- a CDS encoding peptidase M24; amino-acid sequence: MTTERLSKLKQAQRQANVDYVALVPGPNLIYFTGLHMHLSERPIVALFPADDAPPILIAPFFEVGKATSGPVALDWQVHSYQDGVPYRDAFRAAAEAHDLRGKTIAVEPLQMRVLEWTLLSEAAPDIRQTSAADLIAPLRMVKDADEIAAMRRAIALSEAALTELLEEIREGMTERQVANLLMSRMLAAGAQGLPFTPLVQSGPSSANPHGTSSDRPLRRGDMVVVDFGLTVDDYSSDITRTIAVSEPDANMREVYDVVKAANAAGRAAAKPGATGEEVDRAARSVIEAAGYGRYFTHRTGHGLGLEGHEPPYMVAGDATVLQPGMTFTVEPGIYIPGIGGVRIEDDVLITEDGSQSLTSFTRDLIVV